The Oryza sativa Japonica Group chromosome 11, ASM3414082v1 DNA window AAGGTACCGTGGCGAACGCCTTCTTCAAGGTGTGGGCCGTCCTCATCGTCACCATGCAGGACAGCATCCGCATCGGCCGGCCGTACCAGCCCAAGGAGATGACCCTCGTCGACATGCTCACCTCGCTGTGGTCGGCCAACCAGCTTCGGGCGAAGACGGCGATACACCTCAGGGTGCCTCTCTGGCTCATGTGGTCCATCCACGCCTCGCGCATCGTCTGGTACTACATCACCTCCAGCGCGGCTGCCAGAGCTAGAGATGATGACATGAAGCTTGTCAGTGACTACATGGCGATGCCGACGCAGCACACGTCCAACGATGCCAACCCGGCCACCATGGCGGGGTACAAGTACATCGTTCTCGGGGAGGAGAAGCTGAAGCAGCAGATAAAGGTCGAACCACCCAGCTTCACACAGACGCAACTTGCGCAGGAGGAGGTCATCACTGTGGAGAAGGTCTGGAGCCAAGGGAGCAGCGATGCCCTGCTCGGTGAGGCCGGCGACAGCAGCAACCGGTTCAAGGACGTGTGCCTCTCCTTCGCCCTGTACAAGCTGCTGCGCCGTCGGTTCTTCAACTTCCCCATACATGaggccagccatgcaggcaCCCGGCAGCTCGTTGTGGACGCCATCCTAGATGACAAGAAGGGCTACGAGAGGGCGTTCCGTGTGACGGAGGTAGAGCTGTCCTTCCTCCAGGACTTCTTCTACAGCAAGCACGCTGATGTCTTCGCCAGTGGCTTCCCTTGCGTGAGGTTGCTGCTATCGCTTCTGATGACAGCAGCTGCCTCATACCTGGCCTACGCAGTGCATGATATGCCTAGTGTTAGCACAGGCCTCACTGCCAAGGGCCGCCTCGCTAGGATCAGCCATGGAGTGTTCGTCACCCACTGCATCATCGCCATACTTGTCATTAGAGAGCTCTGGGAGATTATCGTGCACGTCTTCTCGCAGTGGACCAATGTCTTGATCATCTGCAGCTACATCAGGTTGCGAGGACGTCAAGGCTGCTGGATCCAGGGGCTGCGGCTTTGGATGATGGAGAAGGTGGCGAGGATCATGTTCTGGCTCATCGGGAGGGGACGAAGCCGACGGGACCGCAATATTCGCCAGTGCAACCTAGTGATGTCGGCTCGGACTGGAAGCATAGCCCGCGTTACAAGAGTTATCTTTAGGTAAACAATTTATCGATCTCTTCTAAATAAATTGAATCCATTTTCGTTATTCATCAGTGCACTGAGAAGAGTTCCCCTAAAATCTTAGTTGACCAATGAATATAATGTTGATCAAGATCCACGGCATAGCAACCGTCTTCTACCTGAATTGAGCATGAGGGAGGGAGACGGTGAGAATGGTGGTGTGTTGGGTTGTGGGCCTCAACGATGCTGACAAGGGAAAGGATGGTGGTGCGTTGGGTTGGGGAGCAGTATAAGCGGGTTGGGTCATGTAGgcaagggagagggagagggtcgGAGGTTTGCACCATTGTATTGAAAAGTGGCTTATTGAAAAGAGTGTGTCGAACTTTTAAAAATCAGTTAATTGATGAATAGATGACCCCTTTATTAGTCATCAATCACCATGCTATTTTGATCATGATTATCAACGGATGACCAATTTGTAGTTCtcctatatattatatataattcaaatcaatttttcaCCTTGGCATACAGAACAAGGTAGCTGCGGAGGGAGGTGAAGATGGAACTGTTTTCGTCAATCAAGGCCCTCCTGAATTCTCAAGAGGCGGCAGCGTCAGTGGCGGCTGGAAGGACGAGGAGTTCACCAGAGGAGTTGGCGCAGAAAAAGAACGAGCTATTGCGGTCTTACCTTGGGAATGCCTTCGCCGACATCGAACACCTTGTCAGTCAGATCGAGCATATCCAAAGAGAGATCAAGGGCGAGGGCGAGACCCACAAGATTCTAGCCTGGCACATCGCCACCAGCCTCTGCCAGATCAAACTACTGGAACAACAAGCCACCGGTCGCTGGCGAGACGACCTGTATAACCTCACTCTGCCCGAGGGCGGTGGTGATGGTGAACTCGCAGATGTGTGGCCGCATTATGTCACCGCCGTCACCCTGTCCAACTACCGTGCGTACCTGGTCAGGCAGGCACTGGTGCCGGACAATGGCCTCGTCGCCTACAAGGTCCTCCATGAAGTGAGGAGGGAGGCCGCACAATCCATGCGCGGGTGCAACGCGATGCAAGGGCTTCCGCATCAGCTCATCCTAAACTCCAACAGGCCGCGGTGCAATGGGGACGACGGTGAGAGGGCATCATTGACATTGGCGCGCTGCTATCGGAGGAGCTCGTGGCGGCGTTcggtggcggcgccgaggtCGAGCTATGGAAGAGGCTGGGCAAGTTCTGGGCGGGTTTCCTGCTGCACCTGTCGGCATCGACGAGGGCGGCGAAGCATCAGGTGCACCTGCGCGGGAGCGGGGAGCTCACCACGCACCTGTGGGTGCTCCTTTCGCACGCCGGCTTCCTTGGTGAGACCAGCCATGGCGATCAAATGCTCGACCCGGCTGACCTCACCAACTCCTAATTATGCTGAAGCATCGtatatagatttattaacatctatatgaatgtgagcaatgctagaaagttttataacctgaaacagagggagtagcttgTATCATCATATCATAGGCAGATTGTACTTTTAAGCATATATTGCAAGCTAATAAACTTGGGTTTAAGAGCAAATTATGACATATCTTTGTCATTCCCCATTGGGCCACTACCACTCTATAAATACTACACAAACTGAGGTAGcttagcttcttttttttttagatataaTGGGCAGTACCGAAATGACCACCACTTAAACAGTTCCAACCCTTACAAAAGAAGAGAAACAAAGATTAAGCTTGTAATCTTCCCCTGAAGTTCCATCCTTGCCTAGAGAAGAAGCTCATCACACTCTGGCCTCCAACATCTTGCAGCCTCTCTTcatcaaatataaaaaaaagagaaaattccctatatacccctgaaaatttactcaatcccttcaatacccctgaatttgacattatcccttatatacccctgagttttcattttgatctcctctatacccatctccgttagttgaccattagttgaccgttaaatattttaaaatgactatattacccatcctatacatatgtgtggtacctacccaataaattttcatatgaaaaataaacttatacaaaatacaagcaatataatcatttaatgcccaacttaaaaaataaaacttattattttttattttttaaaaattatgattaaatccatacattagtttcaccagaaaattaagagcaaaaactaaatgttatttaggtttaaatttttgggaagatatacgaaattcatcaaatttgatctgaaatttatttaaaaattttaaatttgttttctaatttgtgataaactaattatatcccctttgttttttcacaacgaatcttttttcactaaatatttgttgaaaagtaattttcaaatcttatgcagaacttttttttacaataaatctttttttattttaatgaaataatgttttattttcaaaaattcatcacaaatatttagtaatttattccttattggttttcacaactcaaataatttacacataaaacatttctagcttttaacaatataacaaggacaataaagtaatttctacaataactaacggtcaaactaatggtcaactaacggaatgggtatgtaagggatccaaataaaaactcaggggtatataagagatCAAACAAATTTCAGGGGCGTAGAAGGGATTGGGTGAAATTACATGGGCATATAGGGAATTGGCCCAAAAAAGATACGGCACTCCACATGTTTTTGGCTACTTGACATTCAAAAAAGAGATGCTGTATAGTCTCATTAGCATTACATAAACAATATCAGTGATCCCTTTTCATTTCCTTTTAACTAGAATGTCTTTTGTCAACATGACATCTTCTCCCATATACCATAGAAATGTCTTTATATTTAACGGAAATCTAGGCTTCCAGATAATAGAATTGTATGATATCTCGATACATGAGCACCTTATACATGGAGTTAACCGTGAAGATTCCATTCTTTTGAACTTTCCATTTAAAAAGATCATCTTGTTCAGATAGATTAAATGCACAAACTCTTGAGACCAGTTTATACCAATCCTTTAGAGGTGTTGTACTAAGCCTCTGCCACTATTGTGTTCCTTTTCCTTGCCAAAGAATACAAGGAAGAATATAGTAAGTTGAATGGCCTATCACCACACCAGTAATCCTCCCAAAA harbors:
- the LOC112936831 gene encoding uncharacterized protein isoform X1, which encodes MANIVLTILHLISTTVGGLFRHDSTTGAASVEFWVAAATTLLLIKFAVDSIGPRFSSQKYINPAVQLLRILNHYAVSYTLGLMPPSSSHQGTVANAFFKVWAVLIVTMQDSIRIGRPYQPKEMTLVDMLTSLWSANQLRAKTAIHLRVPLWLMWSIHASRIVWYYITSSAAARARDDDMKLVSDYMAMPTQHTSNDANPATMAGYKYIVLGEEKLKQQIKVEPPSFTQTQLAQEEVITVEKVWSQGSSDALLGEAGDSSNRFKDVCLSFALYKLLRRRFFNFPIHEASHAGTRQLVVDAILDDKKGYERAFRVTEVELSFLQDFFYSKHADVFASGFPCVRLLLSLLMTAAASYLAYAVHDMPSVSTGLTAKGRLARISHGVFVTHCIIAILVIRELWEIIVHVFSQWTNVLIICSYIRLRGRQGCWIQGLRLWMMEKVARIMFWLIGRGRSRRDRNIRQCNLVMSARTGSIARVTRVIFRTR
- the LOC112936831 gene encoding uncharacterized protein isoform X2, with product MANIVLTILHLISTTVGGLFRHDSTTGAASVEFWVAAATTLLLIKFAVDSIGPRFSSQKYINPAVQLLRILNHYAVSYTLGLMPPSSSHQGTVANAFFKVWAVLIVTMQDSIRIGRPYQPKEMTLVDMLTSLWSANQLRAKTAIHLRVPLWLMWSIHASRIVWYYITSSAAARARDDDMKLVSDYMAMPTQHTSNDANPATMAGYKYIVLGEEKLKQQIKVEPPSFTQTQLAQEEVITVEKVWSQGSSDALLGEAGDSSNRFKDVCLSFALYKLLRRRFFNFPIHEASHAGTRQLVVDAILDDKKGYERAFRVTEVELSFLQDFFYSKHADVFASGFPCVRLLLSLLMTAAASYLAYAVHDMPSVSTGLTAKGRLARISHGVFVTHCIIAILVIRELWEIIVHVFSQWTNVLIICSYIRLRGRQGCWIQGLRLWMMEKVARIMFWLIGRGRSRRDRNIRQCNLVMSARTGSIARVTRVIFS
- the LOC112936831 gene encoding uncharacterized protein isoform X3, encoding MPPSSSHQGTVANAFFKVWAVLIVTMQDSIRIGRPYQPKEMTLVDMLTSLWSANQLRAKTAIHLRVPLWLMWSIHASRIVWYYITSSAAARARDDDMKLVSDYMAMPTQHTSNDANPATMAGYKYIVLGEEKLKQQIKVEPPSFTQTQLAQEEVITVEKVWSQGSSDALLGEAGDSSNRFKDVCLSFALYKLLRRRFFNFPIHEASHAGTRQLVVDAILDDKKGYERAFRVTEVELSFLQDFFYSKHADVFASGFPCVRLLLSLLMTAAASYLAYAVHDMPSVSTGLTAKGRLARISHGVFVTHCIIAILVIRELWEIIVHVFSQWTNVLIICSYIRLRGRQGCWIQGLRLWMMEKVARIMFWLIGRGRSRRDRNIRQCNLVMSARTGSIARVTRVIFRTR